The genomic DNA CCTGGCGGAGAGTCACTTCAAACGGTCTGTGGGTGTCAAGGACTCGGCGACCTGGCTTCCTGGCCACGGGGGGTTGCTCGACCGCATCGATGCGACGCTGGTCGCGGTGCCCCTGATCGTGGTGTACTTCCACCTCACGCGCGGCTTGCTCTAAGACCGGGGGCACGAGGAGAGAGACGATGTCGCAGTGCGGCATGGAGGATGGGCGGCGAACTCGTCGAAGGCAGCCCGATGACTCCTTGGAGGGCAGGACGAGGGAGAATGGCCTGTTTTGGTGAGGCGTCGGTGAAGCTCAGGGCGAATGCCGCACTGCGGAAACAAGCGTTGCCGCGGTGCGTCATAGGGGCCGAACCGACATCCCCTCCATGCCACGTCTCATCAAGCGCTACGGGAGCCGCAAGCTCTACGACACCACCGAGAGCCGCTACGTCAGCCTCGATGAGGTCGCGGGCTTCGTCCGCTCCGGCGACGAGGTGGAGGTGGTCGACAACAAGTCGGGCCAGGACGTGACCGCGGCCATCCTCACGCAGATCATCTCGGAGGAGGGTCGCAATGGCCGCAGCCTGCTCACGACGCACTTCCTCCACGACCTCGTGCGCGTCGGCGAGCGCGCCTACAAGGCAGGAGAGAAGGTCGTCGAGACCGGCCTCACCCAGGCCCGTCGCGGCGTGGACGACCTGACCACGCGCGCCGTCGACAAGATCCGCCCCGGTGGGCTGGTCGGCGAAGTGCGCGACGAGATGGAGCGCCTTCGTGCCCGCCTCGACGGCCTTGAGCGCTCGCTCGCCGACCTTGACGACACCCCTCAGACAGACGCGTAACCCTCCGGCTCGTCCGGACCATCCCCCAACACCCATGGCTACCAAGACCCAGACCCCCAAGTCCCTCCGCAAGGAGCTCCAGAAGACCGCCGACGACGCGGTCGCCACCGCCAAGACCACTGTCGAGTCGGTCCAGCGTGACCTCACCGAGGCGGCCGGCGACGTGCAGGATGCTGTCCAGAAGGTGTTCCTCGCGGGCCTGGGCGCGCTCGCGCTCGCCGAGGAGGAAGGTTCGAAGACCTTCAACAAGCTCGTCAAGCGCGGCAAGAAGGTCGAGCTGCCCGGCCTCGGCATGGACCGCGTCCGTGCGATCCGTGAGCAGATCGGCGGGGAGGCGGAGAAGGCGACGGACGCCGTCAAGGACCGCGTTCAGGATGCCAAGTACGTCGCTGGTGAGACGGCCGACAAGGCCGAGACCCAGCTCAGCGATGCCGTCTCCGGTGTCATGAAGCGCCTCGGCGTCCCCACGCGGACGGAGATCTCGGAGCTGACCGCCAGCGTCGAGCGCCTTACGTCCCAGATCGAGCGCCTCAAGGAGGAGCGCACAGCTCCCGCCGACCTCATTCTGGAGGCCGTCGGCGGAGGCTGGTACGAGATCCGGATCGGCGACGTGGTCGTCGAGAAGGTGCAGGGCAAGGAGGAGGCTGAGAAGGCCTTCGCCCGCGTGCAGGAGCAGCGCGGCTAACCCCGCCTGCGATCCCACCACCCGGGCGGGCGCGGAAACCCCGCGTCCGCCCGCGGCATGTTTGAGCCCTACGTCCCCCTGATCCCATGCAACTCGC from Rubrivirga sp. SAORIC476 includes the following:
- a CDS encoding polyhydroxyalkanoate synthesis regulator DNA-binding domain-containing protein; translated protein: MPRLIKRYGSRKLYDTTESRYVSLDEVAGFVRSGDEVEVVDNKSGQDVTAAILTQIISEEGRNGRSLLTTHFLHDLVRVGERAYKAGEKVVETGLTQARRGVDDLTTRAVDKIRPGGLVGEVRDEMERLRARLDGLERSLADLDDTPQTDA
- a CDS encoding phasin family protein, with the translated sequence MATKTQTPKSLRKELQKTADDAVATAKTTVESVQRDLTEAAGDVQDAVQKVFLAGLGALALAEEEGSKTFNKLVKRGKKVELPGLGMDRVRAIREQIGGEAEKATDAVKDRVQDAKYVAGETADKAETQLSDAVSGVMKRLGVPTRTEISELTASVERLTSQIERLKEERTAPADLILEAVGGGWYEIRIGDVVVEKVQGKEEAEKAFARVQEQRG